Below is a window of Cytobacillus firmus DNA.
TGCGATGTTTCCCATCTTTCTGAACGGGGCTTCTGGGATGTGATGGAGTGGGCCGACTATCCTATTGCCACTCATTCAAACTGCTATACTTTGTGCCCGCATCCGCGCAATTTGACGAACGAACAGATTGAAGCGCTGATTGACAGAGACAGTGTGATGGGCATTACATTTGTGACTGAATTTTTATCAGGAAAACAATCAGCGGCAATTACTGATGTTCTCAGGCACCTGGAATATGTATGTTCACTGGGGGGAGAGAATCACGTCGGATTCGGTTCGGATTTTGATGGTACAGATGGGAAAGTTACAGATTTGGAGGATGCAAGAAAATACGATAACCTGATAAATGAACTGTTAAAATATTATTCTGATATACAAGCTGAAAAATTTTTATTTGGAAATTTTTATAGCAGGTTTCCAAGGTGAAAATGTTGAAAAAACTATATATCAAGGTATGTGAGGAACTTCAAAAATCCACAATTAAATAATCTTTTTAGCATTTTTCAAAAAATAAAAAAATATTCATCTTTTAATCGATAAATATACGGAAAGGGTTGCTTTTTTAGACACATAGGTCTAGAATTGAAAGCGTTTAGTACCCATCCATCTTCCAGAATATAGCCTAAAATGCATGTTGAAATGGCGGAGTGACTGGACAAGTACTACACTGATATAAATAAAGCGTTTTTACATATTTTCTTAACGTATCTGAAGGGGTGTAAGAGATGATCAATCAACTTTCATGGAAAGTTGGAGGACAGCAAGGGGAAGGTATTGAAAGTACCGGAGAGATTTTTTCCATTGCGCTAAATCGTTTAGGCTACTACCTGTACGGTTACCGCCACTTTTCATCACGAATTAAAGGCGGGCACACGAACAACAAGATTCGTGTCAGCACGTCACAAATCCGTTCTATATCAGACGATTTAGATATTCTGGTAGCTTTCGACCAGGAAACAATCGATTTAAACTACAAAGAACTTCACGATAAAGGGATCATGATTGCAGATGCGAAATTTGATCCTAAACAGCCAGAAGATACGAATGCAGTTTTGTTTGCAGTGCCTTTTACAGAGATTGCTACAGAGCTGGGAACATCCCTGATGAAAAACATGGTTGCTGTCGGCGCGACATGTGCAGTTCTAAATCTAGATATTAAAGTATTTGAAGAAGTAGTTCAAGAAATTTTTGGACGAAAAGGACAGCAGGTTGTCGATAAGAACATGGAAGCCATTCAGGCAGGCTTTGATTTCATGAAAGAAAAGCTTGGCGATGATGTGGAATTAATGGAGCTTGAAAAAGCTGACGGGCTGAAGCGTTTATTTATGATCGGAAACGATGCCATCGCTCTTGGTGCACTTGCAGGCGGCTGCCGCTTTATGGCCGCTTACCCAATCACACCTGCATCCGAAATTATGGAATACCTGATTAAAAAGCTTCCTGCGCTTGGCGGATCTGTTATCCAGACGGAAGATGAAATTGCCGCGGTTACAATGGCAATCGGTGCAAACTACGCTGGTGTCCGCTCACTTACAGCATCTGCCGGTCCTGGGCTTTCCCTTAAGATGGAAGCAATCGGCCTTTCAGGGATAACTGAAACACCTCTGGTTATCGTGGATACACAGCGTGGAGGACCTTCCACAGGACTTCCGACAAAACAGGAGCAGTCTGATTTAATGGCAATGATTTACGGAACTCATGGCGAGATTCCAAAAATCGTCCTTGCTCCAAGCACTGTACAGGAAGCATTCTATGATACTGCTGAAGCTTTCAACCTAGCAGAAGAATACCAGTGCCCTGTTATAATCCTATCAGATTTGCAGCTTTCTCTTGGAAAACAGACAGTGGAGCCGCTTGATTTCAGTAAAGTTGAAATCCGGCGCGGAAAGCTTGTTACAGAAGAACTTCCTGAAATCGAAAACAAAGGTTACTTTAAGCGCTTTGAGGTTACAGAAGATGGAGTTTCTCCACGTGTAATTCCTGGCATGAAGAACGGAATCCACCATGTGACAGGTGTTGAGCATGATGAAACTGGAAAACCTTCAGAATCAGCTGCCAACCGCAACGCTCAAATGGATAAGCGTTTCCGTAAGGTTGAAAATATTAAATTCAATACACCTGTTCACAAGAATGCTCCACATGAAGAAGCGGACTTGCTGATCGTTGGCTTCAACTCTACTAGGGGCGCAATTGAGGAAGCTATGAGCAGGCTTGAACAGGATGG
It encodes the following:
- a CDS encoding 2-oxoacid:acceptor oxidoreductase subunit alpha → MINQLSWKVGGQQGEGIESTGEIFSIALNRLGYYLYGYRHFSSRIKGGHTNNKIRVSTSQIRSISDDLDILVAFDQETIDLNYKELHDKGIMIADAKFDPKQPEDTNAVLFAVPFTEIATELGTSLMKNMVAVGATCAVLNLDIKVFEEVVQEIFGRKGQQVVDKNMEAIQAGFDFMKEKLGDDVELMELEKADGLKRLFMIGNDAIALGALAGGCRFMAAYPITPASEIMEYLIKKLPALGGSVIQTEDEIAAVTMAIGANYAGVRSLTASAGPGLSLKMEAIGLSGITETPLVIVDTQRGGPSTGLPTKQEQSDLMAMIYGTHGEIPKIVLAPSTVQEAFYDTAEAFNLAEEYQCPVIILSDLQLSLGKQTVEPLDFSKVEIRRGKLVTEELPEIENKGYFKRFEVTEDGVSPRVIPGMKNGIHHVTGVEHDETGKPSESAANRNAQMDKRFRKVENIKFNTPVHKNAPHEEADLLIVGFNSTRGAIEEAMSRLEQDGIKVNHAQVRLIHPFPTDELLPLVKTAKKIAVVENNATGQLANIMKMNVGHAEKVYKLLKYDGNPFLPHEIHTKCKELF